The Lysobacter enzymogenes DNA segment GGCCTGACCGCCTACCGCGACGAATCGCCGTACTTCTATCGCGCCGCGCGGCTATCGCCGGACTATGTGGACGATTGCGAACGCGCCGCGGTGGACGCGGGCAATGTGTTCACGCTCGGCCGGATCCTGCCGGAGTTCCTCGCCGTGGACATGAGCGGCGTGCGCGAATTCCCGATCCCGGTGGTGATGTTCATGGGCCGCCACGACTACACCACGCCGTCGCAGCCGACCGCGGCCTGGCTCGCGCGGGTGCGGGCGCCGTACAAGCGCGGCGTCTGGTTCGAACGCTCCTCGCACATGATGCAGTGGGAGGAGCCGGGCAAGCTGCTGACCAGCCTGCTGACGTACGTGCGGCCGTTGGCGGCGGATGCGCAACCGCGGACCGCCGCGAGGCCTGCGCCGCGACAGCGCTGAGCCGCCGCCGGCCATGTTCGAAGCGGCCGCCGGACACGCCGGCGGCCGCGCCCGCATCAGTTGCCGACGCAGGTGATCTCGCCGGTGTGCCACCACACCAAACCGTAACCGTCGTGGACGCGCGAGGTGACGACGAAGCCGCTCGGGCTCAGGCCCTGCGCCTCGCACTTCGCGGCCAGCGCGGCATACAGCTTGCCGTCGCCGTCGTTCTCGTCCGGGTACAGGGTGATGGTCTCGGTGTAGCGCACGCCGCCCTGGGCGACGGCGGCGCCGCTGATCAGCGAAGCGGCGGCGAGCGCGGAGAACACGGCGGTGCGGAGGGAAATGCGCATTGGTTTTACTCCATTGCAGGTGACGGATGCGGAAGCCGGCGAGGCCGGCGTGTGTGCCCGGGCGACAGTGGCGCGATCGGGCGCGATGGATTCCAGCACAGGAAAACGTCGCGGCGGGGCGCGACCAAAGTCGCAATCGCGGCTTCGTGCGCGCTCGATGCGCAAGCTCTCGCCGACGCGGCGCCCAGCACCGACGGCCTGCGAAAACGGTGAGCGTTCGGCAGCTACGAACGCATAGAAGATCCACTCGAATCTCAGGCGTCGCCGTCGGCGCCGCGACAATCCGATCAACGCAGACAACGCCTTGAGGCGCGCATAACGGGAAACGAACGAAATTCGTCCGAACGTCCGGCTCGGCGCTGCGATGCACGAATCGATACATGCCGCGGCGGCTGCCCCGCATGCTCGATACCCGTGCGGAACGTACCGCTTGCGCATCGTCATCGACGCGGCCTAATGCTCCGATCGAAACAATCGATCCGCTTTCTTACCGATCCTAGATGCGCATCGCATCGAAACCTTGCCGATCGGCGACGCGCGCGACGCAGAACGACTGCGACTGCGCGAACGGCGCGCGCGAGGTCGCCGCGACGCGTGGCAAAGGGTCGCTTCGCGAACGTTGGAATGCATCGGCGCGGCCCGGTCGGCCGCGCTCGCCGCAGGCACGCCCGCACGTCCACCCACACGCATGCCCGCGCCGCGGCGGCGCCCGGTCGACGCCGTGGCAGGCGGCAGCTTTGCGGCTACTTGGCCGGCGCCGCGGGCGCCTGCAGCTTCTCGTGCAACTCCGGAATCAGCATCGTCGCGGCGGAGCCGTACCAGCGGTGGTACTCGGCGACGAACTCGCCGTGCGCCACCGCCGGATCGCTGGCGACCAGCGCGCGCGCCTGCTCGACGTCGTCCACCGCCAGCACGAACAGGCCGCGCCAGCCGTCGGGGTCCTTGCCGAAGGGGCCGGCCAGGGCCAGCTTCCCGGCCTTGGCCAGCCGCTCCATGTTGGCGAAGTGGCCGGCGAACATCGCCTTGCGCTGTTCGCCGTCGGGCATCGGATTCGGTCCGGTCTTGAGGATCACCAGCACGTACTTGCGCATGCCCTGCGCATCGGCGCCGGTACGCGCGGCCAACGCGGGATCGTAGGCCGTCGCCGCGGTCTGCGGCGCGGGCTGGTCCGGTTTGGCGGCCGCTGCCGCAGCCGCCTGCGCCGCCGTCGCCGCGCCGGTCAGCGCCAACACCGCGCACGCCACCGCCGTCATCGTCTTCGTAGCCATTGCGCCGCTCCGTGTCCGTCCGCCGACAGGGTACGCCTTGGGCCGCGTGCGCATCCACACCGGCGCGGGCATGGACGGCCGGGTGACCGACGCGATCGCCCAGCGGGCGATCGATGAGCACATGTCGCCGAAATTCCGCGAAGGCGAGTTCGGTCGCTGCATCGAGGACGGCGCCAAGGCCGGAAAGTGGCGATGCGCAAGGCGCCGATGCAGGCCCGCGTGGGCCACGCGTAACGTTCGCGCACGCTGGCCTTACCCCGCCGGCGCGCCGGCGACGGCCCGCGCATTTGCCGCCGCGGCGCGGACGCGCGAGGGCGCCCCGGCCACCCCGCCCTTTGGTGCAATACCCAAGCCCGCCGAGCGGGTCCAGCATCGGCGGCGATGTTCGGACCGGCCCGGACTCCGCCGCGGCCGCGCACACACCCCGGGGAGGGAAACGCGCATGTTCCGCAGCACACTGAACTGGATCGGCGCCAGCGCCGCGAGCCTGGCCCTGGCCGCCGCCGGCGGCCTCGCCGCGCTCGCGCCGGGCGCCGCGCACGCGCTCGATTGCGGCGCCAACAACGGCTACACCTGCCAGGGCGCGGCCAGCCAATACGCCGGCGGCTTCAACCCGGGCGTCGGCAGCGGCGGCTTCGGCGGCGGCGACTGCGTCGCCACGCGCACGCCGGTGGTGTTCATCGCCGGCAACGGCGACAGCGCGATCAGCTTCGACATGCCGCCGGCCGCGGTGTCGGGTTACGCGACGCCGGCCCTGTCGGTCTACGACGAACTCAAGGCGCGCGGCTATAACGACTGCGAACTGTTCGGCATCACCTACCTCGACGCCGACGAGCGCGGCGCGCCGCAGTACAACTACCACCAGCCGGCCAAGTACCAGATCCTCAAGACTTTCATCGACAAGGTGAAGCTCTACACCGGCCGTGGCCAGGTCGACATCGTCGCCCATTCGCTGGGCTCGTCGATGGCGCTGGCGATGCTGCGCTACCATGGCTACCAGGCCAGCGTGCGCCGCTTCGTCAACATCGGCGGCGGCCTGCGCGGACTGCAGACCTGCCTGAGCACCGGCTACCAGTCGCCGTACGCGCCGACCTGCAACGCCGAGGCGTACGTGTTCCCGTACGACTACTACACCTTCGGCCTGTATCCGAGCACCGGCGTGGCCTTCTACGGCTACAACCGCTGGACCGGCAGCGGCAGCAACAGCCTGCGCGCGATGCCGGCGATGTATTCGTCCATCGCCTTCTACACCATCACCGCCGGGCGCTACGACCAGATCCAGTGCTTCACCACCAGCTACTCGGCCGGCTGCGCCGACAGCGCGCTGTTCGCGTCCGCAAGCAACCTCAAGGCGCAGGTCGACATCGGCTTCGGCTCGGCCGCCTACGCCTACGACTGGGACTGGAGCGACGGCAGTCCGTACAACATCGGCGGCGGCGACACCAGCAGCGGCGTCGGCCACTTCCGCTCCAAGACCAACGCCGGACGCATCGTCTACAACATGCTCGCGACCACCTGCACCACCGGTTGCGCGAACGGCTACGTCGGAGTCAACGGGCCGGCGGTCAATCGCTGAGCGCGGACGCGCCGCGCGTCCGCGGCACACTGCGGATCTGCGGCACCCGAGCATCGTTGCCGAAGCCCCTGCAGGAGCGGCGCGAGCCGCGACCGCGACAACGCAACTACGATGAAATCATCGACGTAGCTGCGTTGTCGCGGTCGCGGCTCGCGCCGCTCCTACCAAGGGTTGCCGGCTATCGCTCAGCGATCGACGTCGCGCTCGTGGCAGCTGAGCTTGGCGTACTTGCCCGGCGGCAGGCCGATGCCCAGGCGGTTCGCGGTCAGCGCTTCGGCGGGATCGTACTTGGGCTCGAACGAGCAGGCGTTGGCCTTGGCGAACGTCTCCATCGCCGCGGTGCTGCCGGCGACCCGCACCACCGCGCTGACGCCTTCGTCGACGCAGCAGCCGATGTACTGGGTCATGTATTCCTCTTCCACCATCACCAACGTCTGGCCCATGAACGGCGCCGGCTTCTTGAGCAGGCGGTAATCGGTGTAGTCGGCGCGCACGCTGGGCTTGAGTTCGAGGTAGCCGGCCTGGATGTAGGCCTGCAACGCCGGGCCGGACGGCGCGGCGCGCTCGCCCTTGGCGCGGTCGTAGCGCATCGCGTCGGTCAGGCCCTTCTCCAACGCGGCGTCGTCGGCCGCGAACGCGGCCAGGGGCAACAGGGCGCAGGCCAGCCAGGCCAGGGGAACGAGACGCTTCATCGTGCGGGATCTCCGTATCGCGAAAGGAACCGGCCGCAGCGGCCGGCGCGAAAGCCTAGCATCGCCGCGTCCGCACGCAGAATGTCGCGACTTGCCCTGTGGGACGGCGCAAGCCGCGGCCGCGACAACGCGACCGCGGCGATGCTTTCATCGCAAGCGAAGTGTCGCGGTCGCGGCTCGCGCCGCTCCTACAGGGATTCTTTGCCGATCCGGGCGGATCAGCCGCAGGCGCCGTCGGCCATCAGCGGCCGCACTTCGCATTCGATGTCCCAGCCCTCGCCGTGCACGGCCAGGAAGCGGCGGGTGTGGGCCAGCGCCTCGTCGAGGTCGGCGGCCTCCAACAGGGCGTAGCCGCCGATCACTTCCTTGCTCTCGGCGAACGGCCCGTCGGTGGCGGCGATGCGGCCGCCGCGCAGGCGCAGGCGCGCGCCCTGGGCGCTGGGCTGCAGGCCGGCGGTCTGGATCAGCACGCCCTCGCGGGTCATCTGCTCCATCAGCCGGCCCATGTCGGCCAGCAGTTGTTCGCTCGGCGGGCGGGCGGTGGTTTCGTCGATTCGGATCAGGGAAAGAAAGCGCATGGGCGACTCCGTCGTTGCGGCGATGGGCCGGCCGGCTGGCCGACCCTTGCCATGACGACGAACCTGCGGCGTCGGTTTCGACACGGCGCCGCGCCCGGGCTAACGCTGCTGCAAACGCAGCGCGTGCGCGGACGTGCCCAGGCTCGCGGCCGGGGCGCGCCGGTTCGCCGCCGGCGCCGGCCCGGCCTGCGCCGGAGCGACCCGTGCCGCGGCCACCGGCGAGGCCGCCGCCGCGAACCGGCCCATGCCCGGCAACGCCGCGGCCCAAGGCGCGCTCTGCTCGATCCGGCAGTCCAGCGAGCTGACCTGCGCCTGCGCGCAGCCGCTGCCGTAGAAGAACGCCAGCCCTTGATCGGATGCCGCCGCGACCACGTCGAGGCAACCGTCGCCGTTGAAATCGCCGTGATCGATCTGGCGCAAAGGCGACGAGAACTGCGGCAGCGTGCGCGAGCTGCCGTTCCATTGCGTGGCGGACAGGGCGCCGTCGCGCTGCAGGTTGTAGCCCAGCGCGACCAGCGAAGGATCGTTGAACGCATCGATCTGGCGGATCGCGACCAGGTCGCTGCGCCCGTCGCCGTCGAAGTCGTCCACCAGCATGCGCGACTTCGGCAGCTCCAGCGCAGGCACCGGCTGCGCCGCGGCGAAGCCGCCGCCGGCCTGCTGCGAATACACCACCGAGTACTCCTGCTGGGCGCTGACGATGGCCAGGTCCAGCCGGCGGTCGCCGTTGAAATCGCCGAGCGCCAGCTCCTTGGTCGGCCCGAGCGGGATCGCGTCGATCAGCAGCGCCGGCGCGGCGAACCCGCCCTGCGGCAGGTGCCGCATCCACAGCAGGCGGATCGCGGCGCTCGCGTAGGCGGTCTCGGTGTAGACGATGTCGCTGCGGCCGTCGCCGTCGTAGTCGCGCACGCTCTCGATGCGGGGGTTGGTCCGCGGCAACGGCGTCGTGCCGACTTCGCGGATCCCGCCGCGGCCGTCGCCGTACAGCGTGCGCAAGCGCCAGCATCCGTCCTGCGGCGGAACCGAGCATTGCGCGGTCGGACTCATGTCGATCCCGACGATGTCCTGGTGGCCGTCGTGATCCACGTCGACCCCGCTCCAGCCGTCCACGCCGCTGTCGGGCTGGAACGGCTGCGGCGGCTTGAAGCCGCCGCGGCCGTCGGACAGCAGCGCATTGGCCTCGTCCTGCGTATTGCCGCCCTGCCCCGCCGCCCAGCGCTGGGTGACCATGTCCAGCGCACCGTCGCCGTTGAGATCGACCAGCAACAGGCGCGTCGGCCGCGACAGGCTGTTCGGATAGCGCCACACCAGCGGCGGGAAACCCAGCCCGCCCTGCGCCTGCTGCAGGAACACCTGCAGGCTGTGATCCATGGTCGTGGCGACCACGTCGGCGCGGCCGTCGCCGTTGACGTCGCCGACCGCGACCGCACTGAAATCGCTGTAGCGGGTGGCGCTGCCGGGCAGGTTCGGCCGATAGCGCGCGGCTTCGGTCAACGCGTAGCCGCCGCTGGCCGAGGCGCCCGCGCCCTGGCTGCCTATCCCGGCCGGCGTCGATGTCGGTTGGCTGCGCGCGGGCGCCGGAGCGGCGCCTATCGCGACCGCCTCATGCGCCTGCGCTTCGCGCGGCGGCGCGACCGCCAGCGCCGCCGGCCCGCGCGCCCACGACCCGATCTCGATCGTCGCCGCGACCAGCGCGCCGAAACCCACGCCGATCCACCACTTCCAAGTCAGCCCATGCATCCGTGTTCCCCCTGAGGAATCGGGCGGGATCGTCGCCGGCTGCCCCCTGCCCACCCGATTCGGTGGGTATCGCAACGCCGGCCGTCCCGCCGGCCGGCATCATATCGGCCCGCGGACGGCCGCCGCCAGACGCGCCGCGGCAAAGCCGGCGCGCGGCGGGCGATCGACCGTCGTCGCGGCCAACACGCCGCGCCGCGCATTCGGCCGCGACCGCGCGCTCAGCGGTTGCGCAGTTTGCGCAGCATCCGCCAATGGGTGCGCGTCGGCGCGATGAACACGCGCTTGGGGCGCGAGGTCACCCGCCCGCGGGCCTGGGCCTGGCTCGCGCCCTGCATCCGCACCGGCACGCGCAGCTGCGCGCGGGCCTGCGGCTTGGACCACAGCGGCGGGGCCTGCACCCGCACCGGCGGCAGCGGCGTGACCGGCGCCGAGGCCGCCGCGGCCATCGACGCCAACGCCGCGGCCGGCGCCATCGAGGTCTGCTCGATGCGGCAGTCGTCCGAGCTCATCGCGGCTTGGGCGCAGCCGCTGCCGTAATAGAACATCACGCCCTCGTAGTCCGCCGCGACCACCACGTCGCGGCAGCCGTCGCCGTTGAAGTCGCCGTGCGCGAGTTCGTTGCGGTGTCCGCCGATCTGGGTCGGCCCGTGCGAGGTGCCGTTCCATTGCGCTGGGGACAGCGCACCGTCGCGCTGCAGGTGATAGGCCAGCACGGCCTGGGGCTCCGGATCGTCGGACGCCCGTTGCACCGAGACTAGGTCGGTGCGGCCGTCGCCGTCGAAATCGGCGGCCAGCAACTGCGACTTCGCCGATCGCGCGGTATACGGCTGCGCCGCGGACAGGCCGCCGCCCGCCAGTTGCAGGTACACGTTGGCCGAACCGTCGAGATAACCGCCCGTGGCGATGTCCGGGCGGCCGTCGCCGTTGAAGTCGCCGACGGTCGCCTCCGGCGGTATGAACGCCGGCCACGAGCCGAGCAGCGTGGCCTCGCCGAGGCCTCCTTGCGGCAACTGCCGCCGCCACATCGCCCGACGCATGCCGTACGGGGCATCCGCGTCGGTGTAGACGAAATCGCGGCGGCCGTCGCCGTCGAAATCCACCGCGTCCACCACCTGCGCCACCGGCTTGCCCAGCGGCAGTTCGGCGGTTTCGCGGATGCCGCCCTGGCCGTCGCTGTAGCGCACGCGCAGGCGCGTGCAGTACGCGCCGGAGAGGTCGGCGACGTCGGCGCAGTCGCCCGCCACGCTGCCGCGGTTGACGATGGTGACGAGGTCGTCGAGCCCGTCCTGGTCGACGTCCATCGTGCTGCCGAGCATGGCGTCGCCGACCCATTGGCGCAGGCTCAGGCCGCCGTGGCCGTCGGACAGCAGCACGTTGAGCCCTGCGGCCAGGCCGGTGCTCTCGGAGCGATCGCGCGAGGCGAGGATGTCCAGGGCGCCGTCGGCGTTGAGATCGATCAGCTGCAGCTTCATCTGCCGGTAGAGCCCGTCGTGCGGGAAACGCCAGACCTGCGGCGACGACGGCAACCCGCCCTGCGGCTGCTGCAGGAACACCTGCACGCTGTTGTCCGCGGCGGCCACCACCACGTCGTCGCGGCCGTCGCCGTCGACGTCGCCGGCCACCGCCTGGCCGAAGATCTGATAGCCCTGGTAGCCGATGCCGCCCTCGGCGACCGCCGGGCGGTAACGCGCCCCTTCGGTCAGGGCGTAGCCGCCGGACTGCGTCGCGGCGCCGCCGCCGAGCGGCGCGTTCGCCGGCGTCGCGGCGCTCGCCGGACGCGGCGCGCCGCCGATGGCCGCGGATGCGGCGTCCGCCGGGGCCTCTGCCCGCGGCGCCGGCGGCGCAGCCGTGTCCGGCGCGCGCCACCACAGCAACAGGCTCGCCACGGCCAGCGGGCCGGCACCGAGCCACAGTTTCCAACTCAATCCGCGCATCGTTCGTTTCTCCTTGAGTTCGCTGCGGCCGGGCTCAGCGTTCGCGCTGTCGCGCGAGCGCGCGCCAGGGCGCGCGCGCCGGCGCGTGACCGCTGCGCCCGGCGGGCGCGGCCAGCGCCGCGGCGCGGCCGGCCGGACGGCTCGCCGCCGGCATCGGGCTCGCCAGCGCCGCCGGCGCCGCGGCCGCCAGCGGCGCGCTCTGCTCGATCCGGCAATCCTGCGAACTCATCGAGGCCTGCATGCAGCCGCTGCCGTAATAGACCATCAGCCCTTCGTAATTGGCGCCCACCGCCACGTCGCGGCAGCCGTCGCCGTTGAAATCCCCATGCGCCAGAACGCCCGCGCCGCGGATCTGGGTGAGGCCGTGCGAGGCGCCATTCCATTGCGGCGCGCTCAACCCGCCGTTGCGCTGCAACTGGTAGGCCAGCACGTCCTCGTCTTCGCCGACGCTGTCGGGATGCTGCACCGAAACCACGTCGGTGCGTCCGTCGCCGTCGAAATCGGCGACCTGCAATTCCGATCCCACCACGAACGCCGGATACGGCTGCGGCGCGGCGAAGCTGCCGTCGGCCAGGCGCAGCGCCACGGTCGAGGTTCCGGCCTGGCGGCTGCCGGTGGCGATGTCGAGCCGGCGGTCGCCGTTGAAGTCGCCCAGCGCCACCGTCATCGACGGCCAGGGCGGGAACGCGCCCAGCACCGCTTCCGCGCCGAGCCCGCCCTGCGGCAGCTGCCGGCGCCACGCCAAACGGCTGGAACCGACCGTCATCCCGTCGTGCGGGCGATAAATCAAGTCGCGGCGGCCGTCGCCGTCGAAATCGAGCGTGGCCACCACCGAGGTCAGCGGCAGCCCCAGCGGCACGAAGGTGCTCTCGCGAAAGCCGCCGCGGCCGTCGCCGTACAGCGTGCGCAGCCAGCGGCAAAGCTCCCCGGCCGGGCGTCCGCAATCGGCGGGCGCGCCGGGACGATGGACCGCTCCGACGATGTCCTCATGGCCATCCTGGTCCACGTCCATGGCATAGCCGATCCCGGTCTCGCCGGAACCCGACGGCGGCACGGGCACCTGCCGCAACGCCAGTCCGCCGCGGCCGTCGGACAGCAACAGATTCAGCGCCGACGGCGGCGGAATCTGCGGCAAGGACGGCGGCTGGCTGACGATGTCGAGCGCGCCGTCGCCGTTGAGATCGACCAGCATCGCCGAGCTCTGCTGAAGGCGGCCGCCGTTGGGGAAGGCCCATATCTGCGGCGGGAACGCGAGCCCGCCCTGGGGCTGCTGCACGAACACCTGGATCGTGCCGTCCTCGGTCGTCGCGACCAGATCGTCGCGGCCGTCGCCGGTGACGTCGCCCGCTAGGACCGTGCCGAAGAGCTGGTAACCCATGTACCCGAGGGCCGGATCGGCGATGGTCGGGCGGTAACGCGGAC contains these protein-coding regions:
- a CDS encoding YciI family protein, coding for MATKTMTAVACAVLALTGAATAAQAAAAAAAKPDQPAPQTAATAYDPALAARTGADAQGMRKYVLVILKTGPNPMPDGEQRKAMFAGHFANMERLAKAGKLALAGPFGKDPDGWRGLFVLAVDDVEQARALVASDPAVAHGEFVAEYHRWYGSAATMLIPELHEKLQAPAAPAK
- the phaZ7 gene encoding extracellular native short-chain-length polyhydroxyalkanoate depolymerase PhaZ7, yielding MFRSTLNWIGASAASLALAAAGGLAALAPGAAHALDCGANNGYTCQGAASQYAGGFNPGVGSGGFGGGDCVATRTPVVFIAGNGDSAISFDMPPAAVSGYATPALSVYDELKARGYNDCELFGITYLDADERGAPQYNYHQPAKYQILKTFIDKVKLYTGRGQVDIVAHSLGSSMALAMLRYHGYQASVRRFVNIGGGLRGLQTCLSTGYQSPYAPTCNAEAYVFPYDYYTFGLYPSTGVAFYGYNRWTGSGSNSLRAMPAMYSSIAFYTITAGRYDQIQCFTTSYSAGCADSALFASASNLKAQVDIGFGSAAYAYDWDWSDGSPYNIGGGDTSSGVGHFRSKTNAGRIVYNMLATTCTTGCANGYVGVNGPAVNR
- a CDS encoding YciI family protein → MRFLSLIRIDETTARPPSEQLLADMGRLMEQMTREGVLIQTAGLQPSAQGARLRLRGGRIAATDGPFAESKEVIGGYALLEAADLDEALAHTRRFLAVHGEGWDIECEVRPLMADGACG
- a CDS encoding FG-GAP repeat domain-containing protein; protein product: MHGLTWKWWIGVGFGALVAATIEIGSWARGPAALAVAPPREAQAHEAVAIGAAPAPARSQPTSTPAGIGSQGAGASASGGYALTEAARYRPNLPGSATRYSDFSAVAVGDVNGDGRADVVATTMDHSLQVFLQQAQGGLGFPPLVWRYPNSLSRPTRLLLVDLNGDGALDMVTQRWAAGQGGNTQDEANALLSDGRGGFKPPQPFQPDSGVDGWSGVDVDHDGHQDIVGIDMSPTAQCSVPPQDGCWRLRTLYGDGRGGIREVGTTPLPRTNPRIESVRDYDGDGRSDIVYTETAYASAAIRLLWMRHLPQGGFAAPALLIDAIPLGPTKELALGDFNGDRRLDLAIVSAQQEYSVVYSQQAGGGFAAAQPVPALELPKSRMLVDDFDGDGRSDLVAIRQIDAFNDPSLVALGYNLQRDGALSATQWNGSSRTLPQFSSPLRQIDHGDFNGDGCLDVVAAASDQGLAFFYGSGCAQAQVSSLDCRIEQSAPWAAALPGMGRFAAAASPVAAARVAPAQAGPAPAANRRAPAASLGTSAHALRLQQR
- a CDS encoding FG-GAP repeat domain-containing protein, which produces MRGLSWKLWLGAGPLAVASLLLWWRAPDTAAPPAPRAEAPADAASAAIGGAPRPASAATPANAPLGGGAATQSGGYALTEGARYRPAVAEGGIGYQGYQIFGQAVAGDVDGDGRDDVVVAAADNSVQVFLQQPQGGLPSSPQVWRFPHDGLYRQMKLQLIDLNADGALDILASRDRSESTGLAAGLNVLLSDGHGGLSLRQWVGDAMLGSTMDVDQDGLDDLVTIVNRGSVAGDCADVADLSGAYCTRLRVRYSDGQGGIRETAELPLGKPVAQVVDAVDFDGDGRRDFVYTDADAPYGMRRAMWRRQLPQGGLGEATLLGSWPAFIPPEATVGDFNGDGRPDIATGGYLDGSANVYLQLAGGGLSAAQPYTARSAKSQLLAADFDGDGRTDLVSVQRASDDPEPQAVLAYHLQRDGALSPAQWNGTSHGPTQIGGHRNELAHGDFNGDGCRDVVVAADYEGVMFYYGSGCAQAAMSSDDCRIEQTSMAPAAALASMAAAASAPVTPLPPVRVQAPPLWSKPQARAQLRVPVRMQGASQAQARGRVTSRPKRVFIAPTRTHWRMLRKLRNR
- a CDS encoding FG-GAP repeat domain-containing protein, producing the protein MRWLSWKLWTGAGSAALVATLIVTAWRQGPAAAQPVEPAAAAPAVQGPVGGAPAFASASPAARAAPWPAAAADSGDAYALTEGPRYRPTIADPALGYMGYQLFGTVLAGDVTGDGRDDLVATTEDGTIQVFVQQPQGGLAFPPQIWAFPNGGRLQQSSAMLVDLNGDGALDIVSQPPSLPQIPPPSALNLLLSDGRGGLALRQVPVPPSGSGETGIGYAMDVDQDGHEDIVGAVHRPGAPADCGRPAGELCRWLRTLYGDGRGGFRESTFVPLGLPLTSVVATLDFDGDGRRDLIYRPHDGMTVGSSRLAWRRQLPQGGLGAEAVLGAFPPWPSMTVALGDFNGDRRLDIATGSRQAGTSTVALRLADGSFAAPQPYPAFVVGSELQVADFDGDGRTDVVSVQHPDSVGEDEDVLAYQLQRNGGLSAPQWNGASHGLTQIRGAGVLAHGDFNGDGCRDVAVGANYEGLMVYYGSGCMQASMSSQDCRIEQSAPLAAAAPAALASPMPAASRPAGRAAALAAPAGRSGHAPARAPWRALARQRER